Within the Phaseolus vulgaris cultivar G19833 chromosome 9, P. vulgaris v2.0, whole genome shotgun sequence genome, the region gtataaatacaataattttttaaaaactcaaatttattgtataaatttttattatgattataaaaataaagaacaaattcttttgaactagtcatgaaaaatatcttcatgctcccaaaaaaatctaaaacatacttgtgcacataaatatttattttcaatttatataatttaaaattatataatatataaatttctgttttcgtgtcctacattttagagattatacgtatctctgTCGGTATCTGTGtgttatgtatatatattaattatatttttaatctttgttGCGCACACCGTTTTTGTTATTgtaactaactaaatatatatatatatatatatatatatatatatatatatatatatatatatatatatatatatatacttaccGCGCACTCTGAAGCCACAGGGTCACAGGTTCTAATTCTGTGTGCGGGAGGAACAGAGACTGAAGAGTTAGttaagagagaaagagaaaaggagaTAACTGTTTTTGCTATGCAGAGTCTGCAACAGAAGGCCTCTGAATGGAGTGGAATTTCCATAGATGATGCTTTTGCTATTGACGACGCCGATTTGTTTCACACTCTCGGCTTCCAAACCTTCGTTACGCTCTCTACCAATTTCTACAACAggtacttttgtttttgtttttgtttaaattgTTGATGATTGAGTTGAGTGTTTTTGATTTGGGAAGTGTTGGATGCTTAGGGtatatgatgatgatgaagagtGGTTTCGTTCAATATTTGGAAATTCAGAGAAGGAAAAGGCAATTCAGAACCAGTACGAGTTCCTCGTCCAGAGGATGGGAGGTCCTCCTCTCTATTCTCAAAGAAGAGGTCAATTTTGTTCCCCTGTCTCTTCGTCAAATATGATTGATATGTATTTCCAGACTGTATATAATTTCTCTACTTCACCTAGTTTcgtagagttttggtgttttttttttcacattaaaGAAATCGTAAGCATTTTTTTCTACTGAAAGtgaaaattcatatataatcCACTTTACTTGTTGAAAAACATTGTTAACCAAACAACTTCCTAGAAGCGACTTGATATATTAGGAAAGAAACTACTAGAAGCGACTTGACTTGAAAACTGATGTAGTGATTAAATGTTAATATGATTATGATATAGTTTGtgtaaaagataaaaacatcttggacaaaaaaaataatgaaattcagGACTATCTATTTTGTTTGATGAGAAGAGAAGTGGATTTTTATAGAATACCCCAAGCAGGTGCAGTTTAAACCTCTTAGTCTATAAATTGTAGGGCACCCTGCTCTAATTGCTAGACATCGACCTTTTCCTTTGACGCATGAAGCTGCAGAGAGGTGGTTACATCATATGGCACAAGCATTGGAGAGTACCTCAGCTATAGATGATGATTCAAAGATCAAACTCACGAACTTTTTCAGGTTTATTTTCTTTCACACTAGTACCTTTtcacataaaaatatttgatgTCCATATCAACATTGTTTTCTCAGGCACACTGCATATTTCCTTGTGGCTGGAGTTGAGGTTAAGGATCAAAACCATCACACACCATGCAAGGATGCTGCCCAACACCCATGTaaaaacttttagaattttcttCCTTCCATCTAGAGAAGAATAAGGTATCTCAAATGTCAATTTCACTGTTCAGATCATATTATGGGTTgaattatatgtatttatatgcACACTGCATATTTCCTTGTGGATGGACTTGAGCTAAAGGATAAAAAACCATCACACGCCATATAATTATGGTGCCCAAAAGCAACACCAATGTAAAACTTTTGGATGTTTCTTCCTGGACCCATTATATTCCAAAATCCCAAAATTGTCCTTTATATTTTAGGAAAATGATAATGCAGCTTCCATAGTAGTGAGGAGAGTGTTTCCAGAAATTAGGTTTTGGAGATGAGTTTCGAAATTAATATTTTGGAATGGGAAACGGAATTCCAGAATTGGAAATTTATAaccaaaaaatacattttaaaatggAATGCTCAAGAATGCAAGAAGAGGAATGATGAGTTGATATGGGCCTCTTCAACAACTTACCTCGGGCAAATTCTTCCTTCACTCCTACAAACGTAAAATTtccattttattcttttaaaattatataatccagaagttaaaaagtgttttttggaatgtataatctaaaaatacttttttgtCTTTGACTGATacaatctaaaaataaaaaataatttcatttagaaatcatgttttttttatcacaataaacaataaataaattagaactATTTTAGGGGTggttcaatccttatacaaagtTTCACAATATCTTACAATAACCAACTTCTAACTAGAACCGTCTACCTCCTACATAACTGATGAAAGCACTAACCAAACTAACAAGTAAAAACTTCAAGGAACCATCTTCATTCACGCCGATGGTTCCAAATACCAATTAGAATAGAAAAACGAAGCAGAACGAGATTTTGCggaaatccaagaccaaacctttactTGCAAAATGATAAGGTTCCTGTGATTCCAGATTTCACTCACCACCCCACTCAAATTGTACTCCACACAATGTTAATAGAGCCTAAAGACTGACTCATCCAGAAATGAGCAAAGTTTGACTTAGGATTAATGTGAGACACAAACGACACTTCAAGCACTTATAACAAAGACACCAAACACATCAAGTAAAACTGCAATCGAAAATAGTTGAGGTAGTGTTTGTGGTCCTTTGGAAGTTGCGAGAGCAAGGAGATGACGACGTGGTTGATGaagagttaaatatttttttatgggaTTTCAATGTTGTTGGtggattatttttttatgatgagTATTATTAAAAAGGAGAACTAAGAGATGGAaatctttttaaattataaaatcaataaattaaaatgacttttgaattttataatttgaaaataaaaaataacttttgagTTATAgaattcaaaagtaaaaaatactttcagattaagatattttcaaattataaccCATTTTAGAAGATActtatagtttttaaattgtatagGTCAAAagcaaaatagttttttttttttatatttataaaggTGATAAAGAAATGTATGAAAGTGAAGAAAGAATTTGCCCTTACCTTAGTCTATCCATATCTAAACCCAGAGAATGGGGGCCAGCCCTGTATGATTATTTTTGCTCATGGTTAATGTCTAAACG harbors:
- the LOC137822621 gene encoding group 2 truncated hemoglobin 3-1-like → MQSLQQKASEWSGISIDDAFAIDDADLFHTLGFQTFVTLSTNFYNRVYDDDEEWFRSIFGNSEKEKAIQNQYEFLVQRMGGPPLYSQRRGHPALIARHRPFPLTHEAAERWLHHMAQALESTSAIDDDSKIKLTNFFRHTAYFLVAGVEVKDQNHHTPCKDAAQHPCKNF